The Fulvia fulva chromosome 1, complete sequence region CTGGCGTGAGGAGAAAGAGTTATTGGACCGCCTTTATGATCAAAGCGCTGCTACGAAGGAGCGACGCAGCTCCAGTCCTGTCACTAAGAGGGACAGTGGAAAGCGGCGATTTGCTCATCGTGCTCCTGATGAAGAGGAGGACAGCGATGAACAAGAGCAGGCACCTAGGCGCAAGAATGGGCGGAAGCTCATGTCGAAGAAGGATCTACGTGCCGCTCGAGGACAAGCAGCTTCCGATGAATCATCCTACGAATCGAGTTCGGAAATACCCACACCTGCGGAGCCTGTCGAGGAAGTTTCAATGAAGCCTCCTGAAAGTCCAGCTACTAAGCGCACTCCCACACGTTCAAGAACGAAAAGCTTTTCAGCACAACCCACAGAATTACCATCGCCCAGGACACGAAGAAGATCTTCATCATTCCGCGGCATGATCGAGCAGCCATTATCAACCGTGGAAGAGAATATGGAGGATAAGGCGGCCGCGGAGAAGCAGCGACAGGATGAAGACAGGCGTGCAGCAGAAGTAGCGCAAGAGCTCGAACTGAAGCGGAAGCAGGAAGAGGCCGCGGCAGCAGAAGTCGCTGCAAGACGAGCTGCGGAAGAAAAAGCACGTCAAGCGGAAGAGGACCGTATGGCAGAAGAAGCTCGCCGGGAAGAAGAGATGCGCCAAGCTGAGGAAGCTAGAATCGCCGATGAAGAGCGCACTCGACAACTCGCAGAGCAGCAGCGAAGAGACAAATCGAAAGACAAGCATCGTGCTGACATACTAGCCGGCTTACCGAAGGCAATTTCATATGTGCTCGACCCAAGAACCGACTTCGACATTGAGAGCAAGAGAGGCAAAAGCCACATATGGCGCTACTTCACCAGAATTCAAGTATTGAGCGAAGAGGAATATGACCCCCTGGCGGAGTGCTCAGATACCAACATACCGACTTATTGGGTCCCGAACGTTCTGGTAGCTCCATTACTCGGGCCAGCTGGGATAGAGCTCTTCGTCCATGGCGACCACGAATCTTTTGCCGACAGCTTGGCGGGGAAGTGGCTCACGAAGGACTTTCCGATGAAGAGACTACCCCTTCTCAAGACTTTCATGGACATTTTACCTCCACCTGGGTTTGAAATTCAACCCACATTTGACGAGACTGGCCGATCTTTACTCAGCAAGCAGGAACAAGCACAGAGGACAAGAAGTCTGCTGGAGGGTGTTGCAGCGGCGAAGCGGGCGCTCACGGCAGGTCCAGCATCGCTGAGATATGTGCGCTTGGAGGACGTTCTCGCGAATATACATCCTTCGCTGAACGGATACAAGGTCGACATTCGCTTCGACCACCTACCCTTATCAATCAGACCTCCGCCAGCCAAGGATGGCTTCCCCGGCGGGATAGGACGAGAGCCTCAGGCCAGGACCTTCACTGTTGGCAGTACACCAAACGTCAGCGAGTTTCTGTGCAGGCCCATAAGGCGCAAGCGTGACCCTGCGAACATGACAGATGTAAGGGTAGTTCATGAGAAGTAGCGACGTTGACGATGTAGATGGATACGAATAGTTGTAGTACAGGCTTATGACGCCAACGATGATGGTCCATAGTTGGGAAGCTGTACGGCTACAACGCCACACCATGAATAGAAGACAGCGTTATGAACGAAGAAAGAATAGTGATCCTACAACTACCACCTGGCGGCATGGCACTCGTCTAGCAGCATGTACCGCTGTATTGAGGTGTGGCCAATCGGTGGTACTGTAGATCGCCTTGGCCAGCCTCAATGCGAGATGTGGCGGGGGTGAGTTGAGGAAGCTGGTTGAGACGATGGTAGTCATTCTGTCAGTGCCTTCGTCGTACATTGTATTCTTGTTCGGACGTAGTGGTCGTCTATGTCGCGTGAGTGCCAATCAAGCTGGCGTGCAGTCAATGCGGCCTTCACCCAACGATCGTGAAGACGTGTTTGTGACTGTGAGCCTTGAGGTGGGTCCCGATCTCGACGATTGTGCCGGGCTGGGGAGTCCCTGCTCACAGTGGAGATGGAAGGGTTTCCTCTGGAGCTATGGAAGCGCCTGACGTTGCTTTGCGGATGTCGAGTGTGACGGcatgttgttgttgttgttgttgttgttgttgttgttgttgttgttgttgttgttgttgttgaaTGCTGTTTATCCTTTTGCCCTTTCTGCGACTGCTCACTGCCTTCGAAGACTATTGTTTCCTTATCGCCGTCTCGGCCATTGCATATTAAGCAGAGTTTGGCGTTAGCGGGGCGTGGATCCCACCGAAGAGAGGCAGACCGCCAGCACAGCACTTCAGAAGATTGGAGTGGACAGCATCGCCACTACTGCCATATCACGATACACGACTATAGACATTCAAGCGTTGGACGCACAAGCCTGAGGCACAGCAGATGCAGCAGCGCCAGCAGTGAGCGAGTGCCGTCTGTCGCCGTCGCCGTCGCTGTCGCTGTCGCTATCCGAAGCAGCGTCACTGTCTATTCTTGCTCCCCGCTCAACTGCAGCGTGCAGCCTCCGGGTTGATCCCAGCTGCTGCGATCACCGTCGACCCTTCGGCACGTCAAAGTGCGCGGTCGACGAGGCACAACTGCCTGGACGTTGCTCTGCTGCACCACCTCTCGCCGCCTGCACATCGCTGGGCACCCTCTCCCGCTGGCAAGGCGATGACTTCGCCCTCCGCCGTGCACCATGGTACGCCTGCGACCCCCCACGCCTCCCCGTTTACAGCATCAGCGTTTCCACACGCCCCGTCCAGACGCTCTCGATCCGCGATTCGTGATGCCTGGCTTTCGACTTCTGCCTTGAGACGAACCCGTTGCTGACTGCCAATGCTTGCTACAGACAACCCCAACGCTCTCCCGCAGCCGCAGCAGCAGCCTCACGTCGTCGAGCACCCGCCGCCTTCCTCGAGCAACGCCGATGCCCGCCAGCAGCGTCCGACGGCGCTGCACATACCGAAGAACCGATCGGCGAGCAACCTCACGAGTCTGCATTCGAGCAGTGCCAGTCTGAGGGCAGATGGTGACCAGCGAGGTGGACGACTGTCCGTCGATGCCGGGAGCGACTATGATAACTTGACAAGGTGCGTCAAATGCGTGGTGCATCGCTGTATTGTTGCAGATGTGGCATGCGTGTGAAAGTGGAAGTGACCATGTCAGCACACATGGCAGAGTGGACTGGAGTGGCATGTGAAAGTGGACACGTGAGACATCGACCGAGTCACTGACACACTCGAGTCACAGGTCACCTATCCTTACAGCCGAACGCGATACTGGCCTCAGACGGATACGGCAGAATCCACAACCATCGCTAAGCCGGAATCCATCTTCGCCAAACCTACAACCCATCTCACCAACACCGTCCAGTCCGGTGTCGCGCAAGTCATCCTTCGCTCAGACATTAGCTTCCCCCACCATACCATTCAGCGAGGACTTGACCCGCTTTCCGTCCGAGTCGCTGCACTCGTTCTCCTTCGCTCACCAGAGCAGCGACTCTCTTCACAATCGCCAGAATGTATTGAAACGAAGCATTGAGTTCATGAAGGATCGGCTGAACTTTGCAACCTCTTCGCCGCGGATAGCAAGTGCACAGGCGAAGCTGGCAGGTGACGAGGAAGTTCTTAGTATGATGGAGCTACTACAAAAGGCAAATATCATGAGTCCTCAAAGCTTGAATGCTGCTGGCTTGAGCTTCGACAGAGATCTCGGTCCACTTACTGGTCCGGCACATCTGGCCAACGAGAACGTCTTTGAGAAGAGCTTCCTTCCACCTGGCCAAGAAAGTGAAGGTCCGACGGACATGAGCAGCCCAAGTGCAGTCGGGAGTAGCGACGCTACAAAGTCTTCGAGCAGTGGACGTGGGGTGGATAGAGACCTCCGAAGCGAGAAGTTATCACCTGTGAACTCACATCACTCAATGCAGATTCCGGAGACGGTGGCAGAGAACGGTTCCATTTCAGAGCCAGAAAAGCTGGATCTCACACAGTCCGTGACTCTTGATAGCACCGATCGCGATTCCATGCCGGGACTGCCAACGCAACGACCTCACCGGTCTTCTTTGAAGAGAACCTACACCGATGTGGCTGGATACTCTTTGCAGCACAAGCTGACCGAAGCTCTTGCTCAGCCGTATCGTGCCGCACAGCCAGCTGCTACCCCGATCGTCCCACAACAGCCTGCACGCTCGAACACGACAGTCGCTGAACGTGAGAGAGCACCGCATGGACACCGGAATCAGCAAGCACAAGCTATATTCACCACCGAAGCCAAAGCACCTTGGACTATCACTGCTGCTAATGACCTAGCATGTCTAGTGTTCGGCGTCACTCGTGCTGAAGTACGAAAGCTGGGCATCATGGAAGTCATCCAGCAAGATCGCAGAAGCTGGCTTGAGGAGAGGTTGAAGAATCCAGAAAGCGGTAGTGCATCGAGGCAGTCGAGGTTGCAGCCTCCGCCTCCACCTGGTAAGAAAATTTCAAGTGCACTCGCGAGCATGGGTAACGGCGTGACAGCCAAGTTACTATCCAAGCCACCGGCTAGGCAGACTTATCAGAGTCGGCGTAGCAAAACCGAAGACGGCACCAGGACTCCCGAAAAGCCAAAGAACTCGAATCATCCCGGTCACAAGAGTAGAGGCGTGCTACTATGTGGTGACGTCGTGCCTATTCGAAAGATGAATGGTGCGTCCGGTAGTGCTTCTCTCTGGGTCAAGGAGAAGGGCAACAACCTGATTTGGGTCCTGGAGGAGATCGCCGAGGATGTCGCGATGCTTACTGTCGATGAGATTGGTCTGCTAGAACGAGGCAGTGGTGACGTCGAGCCCATCTTCGGCATTGATCGAGTCCGCAACGGCATGGACGTGCAAAGGCTGATTCCTGCTTGGCCGAAGCTAGCTGGCACGAACACTGGAGCTATCGACTATGATGCGGTGCGGAAGCTCAAGCGTTTTACAGCACGAACGAGCAACTCGATCAGCATACCGATCACGGTCGACCAGGTCAACGATTCGAACATTTTCAGGATATCGAGCTTTCCACATGTGGCAGGCATACTAGTCGTCAACCCTTCGACAATGCGAGTCAGCAGCTCTAACAATGCCTTCGCTGGAGCTCTTTTTGGGCACGACAGACCTGCTGGACTGCCAATCATGGAACTCCTTCCATCCTTCGACAAGGTGCTTCGTATAATGACGGATGAAGACAGGATTGCGCTGGTCGATGGAATCGTGATTCCCGAGCACAGTTTCCGTCGCGCTCGTGCTCTGCTTGCACTGCGAGAAGGCTCTGCCGATGCTGCGGCTATCTTCCTGCGGCCCAGTGGACTACCAGCGAAGCACAGAGATGGCGCTGAGATCATGGTCGATGTGCAGATGCGCGTTGTGCGATCTGACAGGGATCCGATCTACAATGAGACGGTCATTGACGAAGATGGACCGCTACTCTCGAACGGCGGCGAGGTCGTCTACGCGCTGTGGATCACATATAGCCGGCAGATGCATGCGGTCAATCACGGCATTGGACCAGTCACTCCTCACATCAGCAGACCCAGTACACCTCCACAAACGAGACCAGCACTGTCGGCTGATAGCAGTGATATGCCAAGCCCTGTGGTCGTTGGTGAGTCAGAAACCACAAATGACGAAGAAGCCTCCCGGATCGATCTGCTTGATCAACGACTCAACGAGGCCAAGTCGAATTCACAAATGGCGGGCATGCCGGGAGAAGGCGAGCCATATGAGCATCCGGCTCCAGACATGATCGAGGCAGGCGTCAAAGTCATCACGAAGAAGCGCATAGACGATTTTACGATCCTGGAGGAGATGGGTCAAGGTGCTTACGGCCAGGTAAAACTTGCGCGGTACAAGAAGGCCGCGGCCATGAAGATGGTCATCAAGTATGTGACGAAACGTCGGATCTTGGTCGACACCTGGCATCGCGATCGACGTCTCGGAACTGTGCCGTTGGAGATTCATGTCTTGGACTACCTTAGGAGGGATGGTTTACAGCACCCGAACATCGTGGAGATGGCTGACTTCTTCGAGGACGACATAAACTACTACATTGAGATGAAGCCACATGGCCTTCCTGGGATGGACCTGTTTGATTACATTGAGCTGAGAGTGACCATGGAGGAGCGGGAGTGCAGGAAGATCTTCAAACAAGTTGCCGAGGCGCTGCACCATCTTCACATCACCGCCAAAGTCGTACACCGAGACATCAAGGACGAGAACGTCGTTCTTGATGGCGAGGGCCGCGTCAAGCTGGTCGACTTCGGAAGCGCGGCATACATCAAGTCCGGTCCCTTCGACGTTTTCGTCGGGACAATAGGTAAGACCATATTCCCTTCTCACACTTCCAACCTCAATACTGACCCACATCTCTCACAGACTACGCCGCCCCCGAAGTGCTCCGGGGCCTCCCGTACCGCGGCAAAGAACAAGACGTCTGGGCCTTGGGAATCCTCCTCTACACCATCGTCTACAAAGAAAATCCGTTCTACTCCATCGACGAAATCATGGACCACGACTTACGGGTGCCTTACGTTATGAGCGAGGAGAATCTGGATCTCATCAGGAAAATGCTTGATCGTGATGTTGAGAGGAGGATTGGGATTCAGGCTGTGTTGGAGCATCCCTGGACGCTGCATTTGGATGATGAGgatgctgctgctgctgcacCGAGTCCGCCCGATGGAGGCCAGGGACAGGCGGTGGCGCCGCAGACGGTGGCGGTCGCTGCGTGatgtggtggtggtggtggtggtggtgatgGAGAGAGATTAGAATCGGTGTGATTATTGATTTGCATGGCGGCCACTTGATGGGGCGTGGCATACAACGAGTCCTTTTATGGACTGAACATTAGAAGAAGCGGGTGATGGAAAGTTATTTTTGAGGGTTTACACTCGTGATTGAAGATACCCCATGAGATCAAATGAGGCATGTAAAAATTGGATGGGATGGACGGGCTGCAATGCAGAATGCATAAATGATGGGTTCGTTCGATGGGAGAGCTTTCGTGAAAGCTGTAGTGTCTGTAGTATCAGATCAGGAACAGCAATCTCCAGTTGGAGGTCTGCTCCTATGGTGCTCTATCGTTTCTCGTCCTTTATCATCCTTTCGGTCTATCGTCTATCGTTCCTCCTTCTCGCGATCGTCCTCCCTCGGCCCATGATTCCCAAATTCCTTAATAGCGTCATCCCGCCGGCCTGTCCGTCCCCTACACCTTAGCCTGAATCTGCTGCGGCGGTCCGTTCTGGCGTTCAGATTCATGACTATGTATTCGAAACCGTCCTCTTCAAATTCACATCTTCCTCCTTGCTCAGATCCTTGTTCGTCTCCTCTGCCTGCTTCCTCCGTATGAGTGACTCTGGCGTCTCAATCAGGTGTGCTTCTTCCGGCTGGTGGGAGGAGAAAGTGTAGGATCTGTATTCGGTGTTGTTCCAGCCTGTGCCGACGAATCGGGCGGTGTCTGACCAGTCTTCGGTGAAATAGTGCAAAAAGCCACCTGTGAGGAGTCAGTGGGGTGGGCACGTTTGGGGAACGGAATTGAGACGGACCGTGTGTTACTATGACGATCTCTTTCTCTGGTCGGTTCATGAGCCAGACTCTTCCTTCTCGTGCGCGATTCTGGATTGCTGCGGCTGTGGGAGCCCATTTCCCGCGTTTGTTGTTCCAGCCTTCGTGTACTAGATCAAGATCTATGGGGCGTCCCTCGAATTCTCTCTCTAGTTCCGCTCGATCGCTGCCTGTGTCACATGGCAGGTCGCTGGTCTCTTGTACTTCTGGTAAGGCCACGACTTTCAGTCCCTTCTTCCTGATGATCTCTTCAAACGCCTCGAGGGCTGTGTAGATGGTGCGCTTGATTGGGGAGGCGACGATCAGGTCAACGTTGGATGAGTAGGGGAAGTCGCGGCCGAGAGTCTTGCACTGTTCGTGTCCTAGGACGGTGAGGAGAGGATCGTGCATGTTGTGGTTTGCGGCGTTGAGGTTGTGGTAGCCTTGGGCATGGCGGATGCAGTGCACTGTCGGCGGCATGGCTTTGGTCCGGATCTTGGTGAGGTAGTGCAATGGGTGGCAGATGTAGGTAAGAATGCTCGTAGGTGAGTAGTATTTCTTCGCAGTGGTGGATGTTGAAACAACTGTGGGAGCCAGCTCGATTAGTAGTGAGTTGCTTCTGTCTGTGTGACGGTATACGAAAGAACAAAGGAAGGTGCTTTGTGAGTGTGACTGCTGCTTGTCCTTGCCAACTGCCGTGAATATTGTGAAGAACGCGCATGTGCTAGTCACCGTCGGTCGTGTTGCTAGTGAACGAGGCGTCCGGTCGCCGTGAAAGGATTATGGCCGTCACATGTACTAGAAGTAGGCCTAGTCACAGTCAAGGTTCGATAGGTGAGGACAGGACGCGGAATAGTGGATTGCGTCGTCGTGTGTATCGCCGCTGACGAAGTGCGGTGGCCACGATGTGACGTCCTGAGTGCTGTTTGGAGCGAGGCAGCGAGGTGGGAAGCCGCGCCGGCCCACTTTCCTACCATGCCGACAGACCTGCTGACTGACAACGTTAGCAACGCCAGCGAGGTATCAGTAGATGCCAGTAAAGAAATAGTTGTACAGTATCATGCGATTCACACGCAAACGTTCTATACATACTCCTGGGTATCTCGCGCTGTAGCAAATAACGCCTCGCTATGCTCTTGCTAATCTATGCTGTGACCTTCTTGCCCAGAATGCTGCAAGCTTATCATTCCTCGCCATCGGCAACGACTCGCAATGGGCTCCGTGGTCGCGAATCCGTCTTGCTTCGTAACGTCGCCGCCCGCGTCTTCGCGCCGTTCGCGGTCGTGGTTGTGGACTCAGCTGAGGCACGCGCTGCAGGCGGAGAAGGTGGTGAGGGTGTGTCGCCGGCATACTTGGCCCGTACAGTCTTCTGGTGGCCTTCACTTGTGTCAGGTGTCGATGTTCTAGATGGTGTCTGGTACGGTGGCCGCTGTGGTGGTGAGGAAGGCAGCCGAGACCCCAGCCGCTCAATGGAAGGTCTGGCGGCGAAGTCGAGTTGCGGTACGGGCAGTCCATCGAAGCCATCACGGTACAGTAGTCCTGATCCAGGAGAACCTCTCGGGGACGCTGCCTCACCAGCGTTCCGGATGTAGTCTTCGCCACGTCTCTTTACAGGGGACTCGTCGTACGGATCGAAGCCGACTCTCCTCGCGGCGGTCTGCCGAAGCTGCTGGCGATACTGTTTGTCTGCGCCGGCACCAGCGGTTGCACTATCTTCCAGGAAGAAGTTCAGTAGCTCATCTTCAATGGCCAGATGAGACTCCTGCCGGAATTGCTGAAGAGCAGCCAGTTTCATGAGCATTTCGAGCAAGGAAAGGCTACTCTTAAGAGCCGGTCCCGCTCGCCTGCCTGGTGAAAGCTGCAATACTTGCGACTTGTTGGGCGCAAGGTGATGATCGGATGAGGAGCCGTCTGAATTCATGTTCAGATTGGCCAGAGCATCGCTCAGACCAGGCTCCAATGATTCAGCTCGACTCAAGCCCGGTCGCTCAGGCTCTGGGGAGGTGTCAATGTCGCTCTCACTCTCGTCATCTTCGGTGTAAACCTCCAATGCCATCCATTCAGGGTCGAGATCGGCGGGTAGACGCCAAGCATGAGTCTCTTGAGGAGCGCTTTCACTATCGTTCAGCGGCGTTGGCGGTGCGGACTCACGCTCAAATTGAGCATCGATCTCGGTTTGATCATCCtggtcgtcgtcgtcgctgATGGAGGTGTTAGCTACACCTTCATTGATGCTGACGCGCGACTGTGATCGGCGAAGCATACGTCGCGGAGGCTCGGCGTGGACGTCTCGCTTCAGCAAGAGGACGGGACTGTACGCATCGCCGTCTCCACCAATGTTGAGGATCTTGCCGGTATCTGCATAGAAGATCTTCGAGATCTCGTGGATCGGTATGACGTCTCTAATACCAGCCTCCAGTACATCATCAACGGGTCCAGGTGAATGTCCTTCGTCTTCTGGGTTGTGATGCCGATCGTCATCTAGGTCCTCCACAATCGAAAGCTGATAGGCAAACTCGGAGGCTTTGGCATCGCCAGGAATCGTATTAGCAGCATCGTGGCCATCTGCTTGGGTGTGTTCGCCGGGCAATGTGTAGAGCTGCTCCAGAGGAATACGCCACAGCTTGACCCGAGCCTTGTGAATCACCTCTTTCCAGGTCGTCTCTCGAACGCCATGCTCAGTGACAGGTCGCGTAGCATGGCCAGCAAACAGCATGTACAACGTGAGTACATATGTTGAACCCACCTGTTGGCGCATCGTCACGTTGGTAGAGTACTGCGAATCTGCCGATGTCAAGAAAGTCGAGGCCTGCAGCAAGCGACTCGGGCTGATGGTGCCCGAGAGCTTCGTCGACAGATTGACCCCCGACGTGGTAATGGCGAGGTTGATGAGAGGGACTGCATCCTCTATGCGAGCTAACAAAAGCTTGATGTGGTCAATGCAGCCTTTCAGCTCTTGGCTGGTGTCTTCGCGTGACTTAGCTTTGTTGCTTCTGTGGCGCAGAAGCTCCTCGTCGTTGGCAGCATCTTGAAGCCGTTTGCCAAGCTTCTGAATCTCGTAACGAATGTCTTTGGTCAGGGACACGGCAGACTCAAGGGATGTATTACCGCGGGCGGCGATGAGCTCGATCATGTCGATTGACGGTGAGATGACGCGTATCTTGCTCTCGAGCCGCTGTTGAAGAAGCATGAGCTCTTCGCGGTCTCTGCTCTTCGGCGCCTGCTTGTACAGGCGAGCGCATTCTTTGATGGCATAGCCGGTCGTAATGGAGATGCCCGATCTGAGGGCATATTGCATAGCCTGCTGCGTCATGCGCTGCAGGATGAGATCCATGCTGTCTGCGGTGGAGATGACGAGTGATTCTGGGCAGATGTATTGGGCTGTGGTGAGTCAAACAGCGGTGGTCAGTCAGGCAGCAGTGAGAAATGCTCAACAGAGGCTGGTCGGCCAACTTTGTTCAGGATGCATCTTCGAGTCACAGGCGGGGACACGAAGTATTTAAGCTGGCGGTCAGTGAATGTTTCGCTTGTGTCTTGCACAGTGCACGTAAGAAGGAGTTGTGGAGTTCTAGACAGCAACTTCACGATAGCACGTGCAGGAGTACGCTAGTCTACTTTCAGAACCACTGAACCCCCACCATCATAATCATGCCCAACTCCAACTTTTACGAGGAGCAAGACGAGGGCTATATCACCCTCGACCTTCCTTCCCCTACCTCTCCCACTACTACTCCTCCCCACCACACCACCGATTGACTTGACGACATGGCCGGACAGCAGCCCGACTCGTGGGAGGATGCCGTCGACGAAGACCTCGCCAACCAGACCCAGCAGCGCCTGAACTTCCAGCAGCAGCCGAACACATTTACACCCGG contains the following coding sequences:
- a CDS encoding Serine/threonine-protein kinase ppk6, which translates into the protein MLATDNPNALPQPQQQPHVVEHPPPSSSNADARQQRPTALHIPKNRSASNLTSLHSSSASLRADGDQRGGRLSVDAGSDYDNLTRSPILTAERDTGLRRIRQNPQPSLSRNPSSPNLQPISPTPSSPVSRKSSFAQTLASPTIPFSEDLTRFPSESLHSFSFAHQSSDSLHNRQNVLKRSIEFMKDRLNFATSSPRIASAQAKLAGDEEVLSMMELLQKANIMSPQSLNAAGLSFDRDLGPLTGPAHLANENVFEKSFLPPGQESEGPTDMSSPSAVGSSDATKSSSSGRGVDRDLRSEKLSPVNSHHSMQIPETVAENGSISEPEKLDLTQSVTLDSTDRDSMPGLPTQRPHRSSLKRTYTDVAGYSLQHKLTEALAQPYRAAQPAATPIVPQQPARSNTTVAERERAPHGHRNQQAQAIFTTEAKAPWTITAANDLACLVFGVTRAEVRKLGIMEVIQQDRRSWLEERLKNPESGSASRQSRLQPPPPPGKKISSALASMGNGVTAKLLSKPPARQTYQSRRSKTEDGTRTPEKPKNSNHPGHKSRGVLLCGDVVPIRKMNGASGSASLWVKEKGNNLIWVLEEIAEDVAMLTVDEIGLLERGSGDVEPIFGIDRVRNGMDVQRLIPAWPKLAGTNTGAIDYDAVRKLKRFTARTSNSISIPITVDQVNDSNIFRISSFPHVAGILVVNPSTMRVSSSNNAFAGALFGHDRPAGLPIMELLPSFDKVLRIMTDEDRIALVDGIVIPEHSFRRARALLALREGSADAAAIFLRPSGLPAKHRDGAEIMVDVQMRVVRSDRDPIYNETVIDEDGPLLSNGGEVVYALWITYSRQMHAVNHGIGPVTPHISRPSTPPQTRPALSADSSDMPSPVVVGESETTNDEEASRIDLLDQRLNEAKSNSQMAGMPGEGEPYEHPAPDMIEAGVKVITKKRIDDFTILEEMGQGAYGQVKLARYKKAAAMKMVIKYVTKRRILVDTWHRDRRLGTVPLEIHVLDYLRRDGLQHPNIVEMADFFEDDINYYIEMKPHGLPGMDLFDYIELRVTMEERECRKIFKQVAEALHHLHITAKVVHRDIKDENVVLDGEGRVKLVDFGSAAYIKSGPFDVFVGTIDYAAPEVLRGLPYRGKEQDVWALGILLYTIVYKENPFYSIDEIMDHDLRVPYVMSEENLDLIRKMLDRDVERRIGIQAVLEHPWTLHLDDEDAAAAAPSPPDGGQGQAVAPQTVAVAA
- a CDS encoding putative phosphatase, encoding MPPTVHCIRHAQGYHNLNAANHNMHDPLLTVLGHEQCKTLGRDFPYSSNVDLIVASPIKRTIYTALEAFEEIIRKKGLKVVALPEVQETSDLPCDTGSDRAELEREFEGRPIDLDLVHEGWNNKRGKWAPTAAAIQNRAREGRVWLMNRPEKEIVIVTHGGFLHYFTEDWSDTARFVGTGWNNTEYRSYTFSSHQPEEAHLIETPESLIRRKQAEETNKDLSKEEDVNLKRTVSNT
- a CDS encoding Ran-specific GTPase-activating protein 30 — protein: MDLILQRMTQQAMQYALRSGISITTGYAIKECARLYKQAPKSRDREELMLLQQRLESKIRVISPSIDMIELIAARGNTSLESAVSLTKDIRYEIQKLGKRLQDAANDEELLRHRSNKAKSREDTSQELKGCIDHIKLLLARIEDAVPLINLAITTSGVNLSTKLSGTISPSRLLQASTFLTSADSQYSTNVTMRQQVGSTYVLTLYMLFAGHATRPVTEHGVRETTWKEVIHKARVKLWRIPLEQLYTLPGEHTQADGHDAANTIPGDAKASEFAYQLSIVEDLDDDRHHNPEDEGHSPGPVDDVLEAGIRDVIPIHEISKIFYADTGKILNIGGDGDAYSPVLLLKRDVHAEPPRRMLRRSQSRVSINEGVANTSISDDDDQDDQTEIDAQFERESAPPTPLNDSESAPQETHAWRLPADLDPEWMALEVYTEDDESESDIDTSPEPERPGLSRAESLEPGLSDALANLNMNSDGSSSDHHLAPNKSQVLQLSPGRRAGPALKSSLSLLEMLMKLAALQQFRQESHLAIEDELLNFFLEDSATAGAGADKQYRQQLRQTAARRVGFDPYDESPVKRRGEDYIRNAGEAASPRGSPGSGLLYRDGFDGLPVPQLDFAARPSIERLGSRLPSSPPQRPPYQTPSRTSTPDTSEGHQKTVRAKYAGDTPSPPSPPAARASAESTTTTANGAKTRAATLRSKTDSRPRSPLRVVADGEE